The genomic stretch CAATTAAAAGATAATCCAAAAAATAAAACACCCGATGGCCTCACCATCGCTAATGCGTATCAGATAGTTACTGAACAAGCGCATGCCTTGGTTGCCAGAAAATATAAACTACTTAAAGAAGACATTCTTCCTAAATTAAACAAAGAAGGAATTGTGTTTTATTTAGCAGAAGACTGGACTCCCGCGCAACGAACTTGGGCGAAAGAGTTCTTTGATAAAGAACTCGTACCACTACTAACGCCCATTGCCTTAGACCCAGCCCACCCTTTTCCTAAAGTAATTAACAAAAGCTTAAACTTTTTTGTTACTTTAGATGGTGAAGATGCTTTTGGTCGAACAGCTAGCTTAGCAGTCGTGCAAGCACCTAGATCTTTACCACGCGTTGTGCCAATGCCACCGCATTTAAGCAATGCTCCCAATGGATTTGTGTTGCTATCGTCATTTATGCAGGCGTTCGTACCTGAACTATTCCAAGGCATGACTGTAACGGGATGCCACCAGTTTAGAGTCACTCGCAACTCAGATTTATTTGTATCAGAAGATGACATCACAGACTTAAGAGCCGCCCTTCAAGGTGAATTACCTACGCGCCACTTAGGAGATGCTGTTCGCCTAGAAATCACTGCTGATATGCCTGATCATTTAAGAGAGTATCTCTTGGATGTTGAAAGTTTGGGGTCTCAAGATTGTTATCGCGTAGATGGTCCTGTTAATTTAGTCAGATTAGTTCAAATTCCGGACTTGGTTGATCATCCAGACTTGAAATTTGGGAACCATACCCCCAAGAAATCCTTAGTTTTATCTGCTAACAATAATATCTTTGATCATTTAAGCAAAGAAGATGTGCTCCTGCATCACCCTTACCAAAGCTTTGATCCAGTACTTGATTTACTAAAAGCAGCAGCCCGGGATCCTAATGTTTTAGCGATTAAACAAACCGTATATCGAACTGGTGACCAATCTTTGGTGATGGATGCTTTGATGGAAGCTGCCAAAAACGGTAAAGAGGTCACTGTTGTTGTTGAGCTCTTGGCGCGATTTGATGAACAAACGAATATTTCATGGGCAGCCAAACTTGAAGAAGTTGGTGCGCATGTGGTGTATGGCGTCGTAGGCCACAAATGCCACGCTAAAATGCTTCTGATTGTGCGACGCGAGACGACCCCTGCAGAGGGTAGACGTAAAGCTAAAACTGTTCTAAAACGCTACGCCCATTTAGGCACTGGCAACTACCACCCTAAAACAGCCAAGCTATATAGCGACTTTGGCTTAATGACCTCTCACCCTCAAATTTGCGAAGACATGCATCATGTATTTATGCAATTAACGGGAACTGGTCGTCGTGTTGACTTAAAACAACTATGGCAATCGCCATTTACGATGCATGAGAACTTGATTGCGCATATTCGCGCAGAGGCTCGTGAAGCCAGAGCTGGTCGTAAATCACGCATCATGGCAAAAATGAATGCCCTGCTTGAGCCAACCATTATTCAAGAGCTTTATAAAGCCTCCCAAGCTGGCGTAAAAATTGATTTAATTATTCGAGGTGTTTGCGCATTAAAGCCGGGCGTTCCTGGCTTATCTGAGAACATTAAAGTTAGATCTATTATTGGTCGCTTCCTAGAACACCATCGCATTTATTACTTCCATTCTTCAGGTGTTGAAACATTGTATTTATCGTCAGCCGACTGGATGGACAGAAATCTATTTAGGCGCGTTGAAGTGGCCTTCCCGGTTTTAGATAAAAAACTAAAATCAAGGGTTATCAAAGAAGGTTTGCAAATGCTTCTAAAAGATAACGCTACTGCCTGGCTAATGGCCTCCGATGGCACCTATAAGCAAACAAAAACTAGAACCGGCTCAACTGGCTATATTGGTCAAAAAGAATTAGTGAACTTGCTAACTCGTTAAATGCTCAATAGGCTACTCAACAAATGAGTCGTTGAGTAGCAGCTATCTCTTAAGCCACCCGCTGCTTAGGAAAGTGTAAGCAAAATGTACTGCCAACCCCTAGTTGAGAAGTGATTTTTAAATCACCTTGGTGACGATTGGCAACATGCTTAACAATCGCCAAACCTAAGCCTGTTCCACCCGTATCTCTTGAGCGACTGCGATCCACTCGATAAAAACGCTCCGTTAATCGAGGTAAGTGCTCCTCTGAAATACCCGCCCCAGTATCTTTAACAGACAACTCAACACCACCATCTTCCGCACCAGACCAAATTATGTGGATTTGACCGCCACTAGGCGTGTATCTAACCGCGTTGGAAACTAAATTACTGAAGGCTGAGTACAACTCAGCTTCATCCCCCAATAAATCACTATCAGAATGTTTTTCAACAAATATCTGATGCTGTCCTTGAGATAGCCCTTCCGCATCTAACTGCAAACGCGAAATCACCTGCGCCATACCAATTGGTT from Polynucleobacter sp. MWH-Spelu-300-X4 encodes the following:
- the ppk1 gene encoding polyphosphate kinase 1 — translated: MQTKTPLLNREIGVLEFNSRVLAQAEDPKTPLLERLRFVCIVSSNMDEFFEVRISGLKEQLKDNPKNKTPDGLTIANAYQIVTEQAHALVARKYKLLKEDILPKLNKEGIVFYLAEDWTPAQRTWAKEFFDKELVPLLTPIALDPAHPFPKVINKSLNFFVTLDGEDAFGRTASLAVVQAPRSLPRVVPMPPHLSNAPNGFVLLSSFMQAFVPELFQGMTVTGCHQFRVTRNSDLFVSEDDITDLRAALQGELPTRHLGDAVRLEITADMPDHLREYLLDVESLGSQDCYRVDGPVNLVRLVQIPDLVDHPDLKFGNHTPKKSLVLSANNNIFDHLSKEDVLLHHPYQSFDPVLDLLKAAARDPNVLAIKQTVYRTGDQSLVMDALMEAAKNGKEVTVVVELLARFDEQTNISWAAKLEEVGAHVVYGVVGHKCHAKMLLIVRRETTPAEGRRKAKTVLKRYAHLGTGNYHPKTAKLYSDFGLMTSHPQICEDMHHVFMQLTGTGRRVDLKQLWQSPFTMHENLIAHIRAEAREARAGRKSRIMAKMNALLEPTIIQELYKASQAGVKIDLIIRGVCALKPGVPGLSENIKVRSIIGRFLEHHRIYYFHSSGVETLYLSSADWMDRNLFRRVEVAFPVLDKKLKSRVIKEGLQMLLKDNATAWLMASDGTYKQTKTRTGSTGYIGQKELVNLLTR